GCATCTGCTAGGTCAGCGGGCGATCGCTCAGCGCGGGCCGACCACAGCGATCCAAACCAGGAGAGTTTGGGGGTATTAGGACGATTCATACCAACCACCTGCGACTGTTTGGTCTGTTTATCACAACTGGGATGCCCCTTCAGCCTCAATTGAAACGTCTTTAACGTTGTAAGGAAGTTTGTCACTAGAAATTCCTGCAGGTCTCACGGTTTATGGGGTATGGCTTTCAAGCCTTCCAACAAACTCAAGCGACTGAATCACTTAATTTCAAGCAAGGTGCGATCTAGAAGCATAGCCACATCCTAGATTCCACAAGCATTCCTGATGTCACAATCGCTTCTAGCCTAGCTCACTCAGGTGCCCAGCCTACTGAATAGAGCAGCTAAAAACTCCAGCATCAGGAAAAATGAGGTTGTATATGGCTGTACCTTAGCCCACGGCATTAGCCTCACGATATTGATCTAGACTATCGACTGGAAATTTAGCGAATTATGAACGTGGTTTTCAAAGTCTTAACACTATGAGGTATTAGTGTATCTTGTCTAGTCCCTCGCAGAAAGATCTCATGGCTCAACGACTGGGTTCAGTGTGAGGGTAGTCCGTTTGGCTAGGATAGGAGCATTGACCGATGGGTTAGGGGTTTCAGACACCCCAGCCTGTTGCCAAGCATGGAGATGTGATCGCTTCTATCTCCCTGATGTTGTCAAGATGTTGTGACGCTAGTTGGATCTATGAGTGCATCAGAACCAAGCAAAAAAAAAGAAGCCCTGCCAACAAGTGGGATTGGAGGACTTGTTGCTGGATTTAGCTATCCCCTCAGAGCGATCGCCTTTCTGCAACAGACCCCGCGCCTAGCCTGGTATGTCTTGATTCCCATCATCATCAATGTCATCGTCGGCGGCACCTTCTACACCTGGGCTCTCTCAGCAGGCTTTAACGGCATTGATGGGCTAATGGCCGGTCTGCCGGACTGGGCACGATTTCTGGAGCTGCTGCTCCGAGGCTTACTGGCCATTATCTTGTTGATTGCCACGGGACTGCTGCTGCTGCAATTTGGCGGCATTCTGGGTTCGCCCCTCTACGGACGGCTATCGGAAGAGCTGGAAATTCTGCGCACAGGACATAAACCCGAGGACGTCCCTGGCATTGGCAGCATTGTGCGGGATATTTGGCGCGCTATTTTGTTTGAGCTGAAAAAATTGGTGCTGGTGATCGGGTTAGGTCTACCGCTGTTTTTCATCGGCTGGTTTCCCGGCATTGGCACGGCGATCGCCACCGTAGGCAGCATTGGACTGGGGGTGACTATTGTTTGCTTAGACTTTTTTGATCCGGCTTTGGAACGCCGCCGCCTGCGATTTCGCGACAAGCTAGGCTGGGTGCGCCGCAGTTTTCCAGCCAGCGCCACCTTTGGCCTGGTCAGTCTAGGACTGGTGAGTATTCCCTTCGTCAACCTGCTGGCCATTCCCCTTTGCATTACGGCGGGCACCTTGTTTTTCTGCGATCGCATTTTGCCCAAACTGGAACCGGGCAATCGCGACTAGCCATCCCAGCGTTCCACCAGGGTGGAAATCCCTAAGCCACCGCCCACGCCAATCAGCGCCAGGCCACGCCACGCTCCCGGCGAACGATGGCGAACCAAATCGGTAAACAACCGCGTCATTAAAATCGCCCCGGAGGCCCCGTAGGGATGGCCCAGGGCGATCGCGCCACCGCCAGGATTCACCAACTCAGGCGGAATCTCTAGGACATCTAAGCAAGCCAAAACTTGGGCGGCAAAGGCTTCGTTAAACTCCACGTGGTGCACCTCTGCCCAGGTGAGCGCCGGGTAGAGGTTCAGGAGTAACCGAGTTGAGGCGACGGGGCCGATGCCCGCTAGGTTAGGATCGACGCCTGCGATCGCCGCGTCCACAAACCGTAGCCCCTGACGAATGCCCAAGGCACGGCACTGCTCCTCCGCCATGATCAGCACCGCCGCCGCTCCGTCGTTGATCGGGCAGGCGTTGCCTACGGTTACCGTTCCCTCAGGACTAAACACCGGCGGCAGCTTTGCCAAGCGTTCTAGGGATAAACTAGCCCTGGGACAGTCATCGTCGGTCACCCTGGTTTGGCTAGACAGGGGCACCGGCACCCGTTCTAGAGCAAAACGTCCTGCCTGCTCCGCCGCGATCGCCTTCTGATGACTCTGGAGAGCGTAGGCATCTTGGCGATCGCGGCGAATGCCGTAGGTTTGGGCCACTTGATCTGCCGCTGCGCCCATATCTGGATCACCGAGGGCTGCCGGAGCAAAGCGGGCCCGATGGGTGAACCGAGGCAGGTCATAGAGGGAAGCAGGTTTCTCGATCCGCCAAGGTGCCGTACTCACGCTTTCCATACCGCCAGCTATGTAGCAATCGCCCGCCCCCGATTGAATTAGTCGAGCTGCTAGATTAATGGCCGCCAACCCCGATCCACACTGGCGATCCACCGTCAGCCCCGGCACCGAGACTGGAAAACCTGCCGTCAGCGCCGCCAGCCGGGCCGGATTGCCCCCTGGGCCCATCGCATTACCCAACACCACATCCGCCACCGCATCGGGGCCCAGCCCCACATCCTCTAGCAAGGCCCGCAGTACAGGAGCTGCCAACTGCTCCACCGAGAGCGATCGCAGCGATCGCCCCACCCGCCCAATGGGGGTACGTCGGGCCGCCACAATGATCGGCGCACGGCTCATCGCAGCACCTCCAGCTCCGGCGCAGCCTCTAGGAGCCACTGTCGCAGCACTAGACGATCCAGCTTGCCGCTCGGGGCGATGGGCCAGCGGGAGGTGGTGTAGAACTGCTGAGGACAGTGGGCACGGGGCACCTGGGTGCGCATCCAGGTCAACAACTGTCGCCGCGTCGGTCGTTCTGCTCCCTGCCATGCCAGCACCGCCACCAAGCGATCGCCCCGCTGCTCATCCGGCACCCCCACCACCACCGCTTGCTGAATGTCTAACCGCTGCTCTAACACCTGCTCAAGCTGCCGAGGATAGAGCGTCAAGCCGCCGGTGGTGAGGCGATCGCCCTCCCGTCCTGCCAGATACAGCCAACCTTGGTCATCCAGCCAACCGCGATCGCCCACCGTGGCCCAATTCCCAAGCCAGCGCAGCCCCCCCGGCTCATCGGCCAAATACCCCAGACTGATCATGGAACTTTGGATGGCAATCCAGCCCACCTCCCCCGGTTCACAGCGATCGCCATCATCCCGCAACACCGATAGACGAACCCCAGCCATGGCCCGGCCCACGGATGCCGACGGTGGCGACTCCTGAGATGACCGCAGGCTGACAAAACTTAGCTCCGATGCACCGTAGTAGGCATAGGTCACCGCCTTAGGAAAAACGGCCGCTGTGGTTGCAGCCAAGGACGCCGGACAGCGACTGCCAGCACAAACCACGCCACGCACCGACAGATAGACACCGCGCCGCCGTTCTGCCAAACGAGCGATCGCCCCCACCATGGTGGGCACCCCCACCAGCCAGGTAATCGCCGCCTGATCGAGCAGGCGCAAACCTTGGCGGACGCTGAAATAGGGCAATAGATACAGAGTTGCCCCCGCCTGCAAACTATCCACAGCAGTGAACAACGACAGGCTGTAGGCCAACGAGCCGGGCACCAAGACGCGATCGCCCGCCCCGATGCCAAATTCCTGACGGCTGACCGCAAAGCTATCGATCCAAGACTGATGGTGACGCAGGATGCCCTTGGGTAGCCCAGTGGTTCCCGAAGTAAAGCCAATGTAGAAAGGCGTATCGGGGGCGATCGCTTGGGGCATAAATGTCTCGTCTCCTAGTTCCCAATCCGTATCGACATCCCACACCAACAGTCCCGGCGGCAGATGGTCGGCCAGGGCCACCATCCCTTGGGTATCCGTCACCAACAGATCCGGCGGGTAGCGGTGCAAAGTGGCCTGGATCTGAACTGGAGAC
The sequence above is a segment of the Candidatus Obscuribacterales bacterium genome. Coding sequences within it:
- a CDS encoding AMP-binding protein, with translation MAIADGLLRVTQTWPDRPAVVVGDRTYTYGDLGQRIQQMAARLQTVERQDGWSDPRLAACTLRVGLLLGNRLETLVTFWATSLIGGVAVVLNPDWSPVQIQATLHRYPPDLLVTDTQGMVALADHLPPGLLVWDVDTDWELGDETFMPQAIAPDTPFYIGFTSGTTGLPKGILRHHQSWIDSFAVSRQEFGIGAGDRVLVPGSLAYSLSLFTAVDSLQAGATLYLLPYFSVRQGLRLLDQAAITWLVGVPTMVGAIARLAERRRGVYLSVRGVVCAGSRCPASLAATTAAVFPKAVTYAYYGASELSFVSLRSSQESPPSASVGRAMAGVRLSVLRDDGDRCEPGEVGWIAIQSSMISLGYLADEPGGLRWLGNWATVGDRGWLDDQGWLYLAGREGDRLTTGGLTLYPRQLEQVLEQRLDIQQAVVVGVPDEQRGDRLVAVLAWQGAERPTRRQLLTWMRTQVPRAHCPQQFYTTSRWPIAPSGKLDRLVLRQWLLEAAPELEVLR
- a CDS encoding EI24 domain-containing protein, with the translated sequence MSASEPSKKKEALPTSGIGGLVAGFSYPLRAIAFLQQTPRLAWYVLIPIIINVIVGGTFYTWALSAGFNGIDGLMAGLPDWARFLELLLRGLLAIILLIATGLLLLQFGGILGSPLYGRLSEELEILRTGHKPEDVPGIGSIVRDIWRAILFELKKLVLVIGLGLPLFFIGWFPGIGTAIATVGSIGLGVTIVCLDFFDPALERRRLRFRDKLGWVRRSFPASATFGLVSLGLVSIPFVNLLAIPLCITAGTLFFCDRILPKLEPGNRD
- a CDS encoding thiolase family protein, with translation MSRAPIIVAARRTPIGRVGRSLRSLSVEQLAAPVLRALLEDVGLGPDAVADVVLGNAMGPGGNPARLAALTAGFPVSVPGLTVDRQCGSGLAAINLAARLIQSGAGDCYIAGGMESVSTAPWRIEKPASLYDLPRFTHRARFAPAALGDPDMGAAADQVAQTYGIRRDRQDAYALQSHQKAIAAEQAGRFALERVPVPLSSQTRVTDDDCPRASLSLERLAKLPPVFSPEGTVTVGNACPINDGAAAVLIMAEEQCRALGIRQGLRFVDAAIAGVDPNLAGIGPVASTRLLLNLYPALTWAEVHHVEFNEAFAAQVLACLDVLEIPPELVNPGGGAIALGHPYGASGAILMTRLFTDLVRHRSPGAWRGLALIGVGGGLGISTLVERWDG